CGCTGCTGGGGTCCGTGGACATCCTCACGCCCATCATCAACTGCTTCTACCCGCGCGAGGGCCCGCAGACGTGCCACCACGTGGCCAACGCCGCGACCGCGCGCACGAAGCTGGGCTCGCGCGCGAAGGTGTGGTGGTACCAGAGCTGTATGGCCCATGGCTGCACGGGCGGCCCGCCTGAGGACAAGGCGCTGGACAAGGCGTACAGCGACTGGGCCTCGTACATGGTGGACCACCCTGCCCCGCTCAACCGCGCCATGGGCCCGCTGGCCTTCGAAAGCGGCGTGGACGGTGAGCTCTATTTCGACACCGTCTTCGCCTACAACACGAAGAAGGATGTCTGGACGGACCTCTTCGAGTTCGGCGGCAACGGCGACGGCACCCTCTTCTACCCGGGCACGCCCGCGAAGCTGGGGGGCACGGAGCACCAACCCGTGGTGTCCCTGCGGCTGAAACACATCCGTGACGGCCTGGAGGACTACGAATACCTGCGCCTGCTCACCTCGCTGGGCGATGGCGCCTTCGCGAAGGCAGCGGCGAAGCGGCTGGCGAAGTCCGGTTACGAAATCTCGCGCGACCCTGCGGAGTGGGAGGCGGTGCGCAAGGAAGTGACCGAGCACATCGTGAAGCGTCAATCGGCTGAACAAGCGAAGCGCTCCGGACGTCGGACTTCCGGGGGAACCCCGTAGTCACTCCCCCCTGGGAGGAAGCAGAATGAAACCCATGCGCACCCTCGTCGCGGCCTGCCTCGCCTTCAGCGCCCTTGGCGCCATCCCGGGTCAGGCCCAGGAGGCCCCGCCCCGTCCATTGACCCTCCAGCGTCCGCCCATCTTCCCGGCGCCAGCGGACTCCGCCGCCCCGGAGAAGCCGGCGGCGAACGCGGAGAACACCGGAGATGCCTCCGCCGCCCCGGCGCCCAACGAGCCCGTGGTCGCGGTGAAGCCGTGTGAGCAGGGCCTGCCCGTGCTGCGCTCGCCGCTGGCCTTCAAGCCGGGGGAGCTGCTCGAGTTCGACATGGACGCCATGGGCGCGAAGGCGGGCAAGCTCACCATGCGCGTGCAGCGCCCCGCCAACGGCTCGCTGCCGGTGCTGGTGGAGGCGCAGACGAACACGCTGTTCTCCAAGGTGCGCCGGGTGCGCGGCAGCGCGACCAGCTACCTGAACCCCAAGACGCTGCGCCCCTCGCGCTACACCGAGGAGGCCGTGGAGAACGAGCAGCGCCGCAAGGTGAACGTGGACTTCGGCGCGCAGGACAAGAGCGTCAAGGTGGACTACCAGATTGGAGACCGCCCCAAGGGCCACTTCAACTACGCCTTCGACAAGGACGGCCTGGACGTCGCGGGCGCCATCTACCTCATCCGCCAGCTGCCCCTGAAGAAGGACCTGCCGGTGTGCTTCGACGTGTACGGCATCCGCCGCATGTGGCGCATGACGGCCACCGTGGTGGATCGCGAGCACGTGTCGCTGCCCCTGGGCGAGTTCGACGCCTGGCACCTGGCCGGCACCGCCGTGCGCCTGGACCGGCCGTCGCAGACGCGCGACGTGCACGTGTGGATCACCGACGACGACCGCCGTCTCCCGCTGGCCGCCGTGGGCGCCATCGACCTGGGCGCGGTGCGGCTGACGCTGTCCGGCGTGAAGCGCCCCGGAGAAAAGCCCATGGAGGCGCAGGGCAAGGAAGATCTCAAGTGGTGACGCGGGGTTGAGCCCCCGCCCCGGGCCCGCCTCCCACTGGGAGCGCGGGCTTTTCATTGGCCAAAAATTGAGAATGACTTGCAAAGTTAAAAAACCGAACGCAGGGTGCTCGCGTCGGACCTGGCGGCGGTGGTGCGCGCGGACGTGCGGCGCTTCGAGGGCTTCCACTTCGGCGTGTCCGCGTACTACGGCGGCACCACGCGCAACCGGCCCAAGCCGGACCGGGTGAAGACGTGTGACGACGCGAACCCCAACGTGGTGGCGCCGTGTGGCTACGTGAGCGCGCCCCTGTTCATCGCGGACGCGCACCTGTCGGTGAACCGCGACCGGTAGCATGCGCACGCGATGGTGATGCTCGGCC
This DNA window, taken from Corallococcus coralloides DSM 2259, encodes the following:
- a CDS encoding DUF3108 domain-containing protein, which encodes MKPMRTLVAACLAFSALGAIPGQAQEAPPRPLTLQRPPIFPAPADSAAPEKPAANAENTGDASAAPAPNEPVVAVKPCEQGLPVLRSPLAFKPGELLEFDMDAMGAKAGKLTMRVQRPANGSLPVLVEAQTNTLFSKVRRVRGSATSYLNPKTLRPSRYTEEAVENEQRRKVNVDFGAQDKSVKVDYQIGDRPKGHFNYAFDKDGLDVAGAIYLIRQLPLKKDLPVCFDVYGIRRMWRMTATVVDREHVSLPLGEFDAWHLAGTAVRLDRPSQTRDVHVWITDDDRRLPLAAVGAIDLGAVRLTLSGVKRPGEKPMEAQGKEDLKW